agtttagaattttaatttacattagtgcCTCTTTCATTCATCTAGATAATATAAACTAGACATAACTTACAATAAAGACTTTAAAagtaaaaatttgggacaatgttcttcatcttgtttatcttcttcattgaaCCAAACTTCCAACCAATGCGCTCATGGACGGagtctcctttgtttatcttcttctttgccttcaaatttcccttcccttgaacttttctttgtcttttcttagttggaggtttgatttggttaatatccaaactTGTAGACTTATTtggtttttacctatttctttataaccttcacatATCTTACTAAGGGCGGCTTCAAGCACCACTCCGgaaaaatcaagttgggtagCCAAGTCAAGTTGGGATTCAAACTTTGTCATTTTGAAAGATAAGATAGATAAAGATAGAAACTTTTTGTGTAATGTTTTTCCATTTTTATAGCGGTGGAGAAAGAGCCGTTGGTTGAGACTACACCGCTAGCGGTTTAGTCTCAACCGTTCGGTGGAGACTCGATCGCTTACCATTTATACCATAGTAGCATGACCAGTTTGCCAGGCCAGCTGGCATGTCAAATGTGTGGGTTAGCTacccccataggaaccggcctaagaCGTTAGGAGAGGGTCCCAAATGTGAAAGCAGACGAACATAAATGAAACCTTCTTTTGTTGACGTGTATGACGTGTGTACAATTAGTCTCCCTCTCAAACGGGAAATTCTACACTCACCGCGGGTTGGGATCCTGCGGTGTGTATCACAAGACACAGAAGGCTGGGTTTCGCCCCAATTCGGTGGTTTTGAGGGGGTGGGTTAGGGCGGGGCCACCCTTCTGTGTCTTGCGGGACAAACCGCGGGATCCCAACCCGCTGTAAGTCCATAGTTTTCGCTCTCAAACTGCATCCCGATTCCCGAGTCCTTTCACACACGCTCTCTCTCTTCCCCGTTGTTGTTTTCTCTCCCTCGGCCTCCTTTCTCTACATTTTCTCCTTTTTTCTTCCCCTCTTTATTGTTGCTTCTTTTGATATGTATAATCTAACTGAATCAAGGTCTTTGTGTGTGCTTCTGTCGATCACACACTGGAAAGTTGTGTCACGCAATAAACTAAGGAAATTTTAACAAAATGCCACACTTTGGTTCTCcggtttaataaagtgccaccatttttttcagaatttataaAATGCCATAAACGTTAAGTTTTTTGTTAACGCCCACTTGATTAGTCAACTGTCGTTGAAAAGTATAAAACATGTGGCATTATTACCAAACTAGCCTTCTCAATTTCCTAACAACTAGGGTTGCACAGGACTAACCGACCGACTGAGTCGACCCGAAGAACCGGGTATATTATTAACCATTGATCTGATAAAAAAATTAATCTCACTCTATTATAACCTAACCCTAAACGGAGAGACACTCGCTTctctttcccttttcttcttcttctctgcttcaCTCTCTCGCCtctctttcctttttttcttctttttcttacgaTCACGACCACCAGCAGAATCACCATAAATCACTGATTACTTCAATTTCTTTGGAAAGTGGTAAAGTTGTTCCTAATCAGATTGTTTTGGGaataaattgagaagatgttgttAGGGTTTATTACATAAGGGGTTTAATCGGAAGGTTGTAAAATCAGAAAGAGGGGTTTCATGATTTCGTGTAATGGCTAAATTATACTCAATTGTGATTTctatttttttataagaaaatctATAATTGAAAtacatttgtttgttttttggagCTGTGTGAATTGTGAAGTTTTAGATCGAGAATTGTGAAGGATTGAGTTTATGTAGATTGAATTGCCATGGGGGGTTTTAGAATTGGAAGAAGAGAGAAGAACTGGTTGGATTTGTTTGAGCAGGAGATGAAGAATTGATGTGAGTCTATAATGAAATTTCTGTTGCTCATAGAAGAACATGGGTTTGATACATGATTTTGAATCTAAGATGAAGACAGGAGAAATTTATGGTTTGAATTGATTTGTCTGTGGCAGTCGAAGGAGATGGGTACTTGAgctgaaattgagaagatggtggtgctagGCTTGTGAGTTTGTTTGGCTTGATGGGTGTTGCAGCTGCAGTATGTATCAAGGAATTGGTATTTGCATCAGTGGTTTGAGTTGAGAACAAGCTGGAGATGTAAAATGGACTAGGGTCTACAGTGCGGTGAAATAGCTGTAGTTGAGAGACATGTTGAGCTGCAGCAAACAATGAAGAGGAGCTCGGATAGATGAATGCCTAGGTTTTAGGTACAAATTGTAGATGTTGTTGTTGCAGTGATGGAGAGAAGTTGGAGCTGAAATGTTTGAGTTACTGCTGTAGAAATGATGTGTTGATGCTCATAGTGCGGAGGTGATGCTCATTGTGTTGAAGTGATGGAGACATGTGTTGTAGCTTATGTATGACAGAGAAGTGTAGATTTGTTGTTGAGCTGACAAGGAAGTGAAGTTGGTGGAAGAACAGAATTTGCAGGGTTGTAACTGATGATGTTGGTAGTGACAGTGAGCTGAGAATGGTGGCTTTACAGAGAAATAGTTTGTTGCAGGTGGTGATGCAAAGAATAGGCTGTAATGCTGAGAGGTAGCAGTTGCAGAAGCTACATGCAGAGTTGAAAAGGAGTTGAGCAGCAAGAATACATATGTTGGTGAATGCAGGTGCTACACAGGCTTGATGAAGCACCACTATGGTGCACATCAAATTAGGTCGTGCAATGGAACCAACTTAGACCAGTCAGTTGGCTGACTCCGATACtcatttcttattaatgttgACTGTGGGATTTCATAGCAATGATTACAGTTTGTATTGATTTAACTCGTTTGGTTTAGGGAGATGATTTGAGGGTGTACATGTCTTTTACTAAGATAGATAactgccacctatgcactaactgatgtcaacagtttttttggatggaaatggtcaaatgtgtggcattaaataaattttgaaaaaaatgatggcaatttcttaaacatgaaattaaaagtgtggcactttattaaaaatcCCTAAACTAAGGAAATTAAGGGCGGGTTCTCTTCTAAAGTTTTCTGGTGTCAAGTGTGATTCGTATTTTAGTAGGGTAGGATAGGATAGTTTTAACACAAGTATATTTGGCAATATTACAGTAGGCATTCATTGTAATGGTTGGAATCTGATGACTtatgagtgggttatgatctgtTACTACAGTAACTTCAATTGGGTGATGCTCCGACAACTGTTTCTTCAGGCACAGACAAGCAATTTCCGTTATCAAACCCACCCTCTCCATGAGATATATAGAAATTTGGGAAATTTCGCCTCTGAGTCTTTCCAATTTTTATACAGACAAACTGACTAAAATAAGATTTCCGTTGAATGTGATTAAGGTTTTCTCATGGGAATTATCAGTAAAACTGAAGTAAATTTGAGGAGGTTGCTTGCAACAGCTCCGCAGCAGAAGAATCAAGCAAAGCTCATAAATGTAAGTGCAAGGTTTATTTGATTTACGACAAAACTGTTCGTATTTTGTAAATCTGGTTACTGAGTTATAATATTACGTTTTCTTGTTTGAAGCAGACTCATCGTGCTTAATAAGTAATAAAATCCTGGAAAACCCATGTAATGATGGTAGATGTTAATTAAGTTGTTATAAAAATCTTTTGTCAAGTCCAAAATTGTGATAATGGCTTTTTTTAACTCCAAATTATATGTTGTTGGTTGCATTCTCTTGGTTAAAACTATACCTGTCACTTACAAGATCTCTTTGATTTGACTTCCTTGCTTAACTTGTCACCCTGTTAGATGTAATTATATGGGTGACTCCCTTCAGATTTGGCTGAAATTTGGGGTATGGCCAACTGTTGTTGTGAGGTCTGTCACATATATCTCTTGTTGCAAATACATTATGGTTTCTGCGTTCAGTACCAATTTTGTCTCAGTATATCTCTTGTTCAAATAAATGACTGGTGCCCATGACTCAACTGTGCAGTATGTTGCTACTTTACGAGAACAATTGGAGCAATTGGCAGCAGAAACTACAGAGGATGGCTTACAAAGGTTTTGTTATTGTTAGCTTTTTTATACCTTTAAAGTTAAAAAAGACTGGTCAAGAAAGACATCTGTATGTTTTGGTCTAGTATCTCCTAAACCCAAGTTTGCTGGAAACTTTTTAGAATTATAACCGATTCTCCAGCACCTACGGATTATAAATATTATTCATCTTGATTTTGCAATTCAATATTTTTCCTGGAGATTCACCCTGTTGGTGGATTCACCCTAGTAATCTGGTTTTTTCTAGAGGCTAAGCACTTGTTGATTTTCTGTGACTTAAAGGCATCTTTGTGCAGGACATCCATGTTCTTTGTTGTGCATAAAGTATGGTATAGTGCTTTGGCATTAAATATTTTGAGTTATTTGTGTGGGTCATATAAACACCAAATGCTTAAGCATTTGCCCAAAAGATTACTCTGGAGTCTGAACCATTTTCTTTACTAATCTACAAAAAGATGATGAAACACTTTAGGAACTCCAAAATATTAACTTCCTGTTTCTCCACACTTGCAACTACTTGGAATTCACCGCTAACATTGAAACAATAGATTACAGTGTCAAAGAACAATGTGTTAAGAAGAATGAAATATTGTATATGCCCTTTTACAGCTTCTAGTTTTGTTAGTTACTTAACTGTTGGATCTTTCCTTTAGGATTTCGAAGGCAAAGGTGAGTGACTATTCAGAGAAGACTGAAGCACTGGCAGCTAAACTAGCTGCAGAACCAGTAAGTGTATGGTTTCACAACATTTTGGGATCCATTTTACGaatttgtttttgagttttttctttgatctattattatttgattattctGCATAAGGACATTTAGTTAGTAAAGGAACTCGACGCAGTCacttttcatgtcaaaattcttaTCCAGAGGTAATTAGAAGAAAATGAGGAATTTCTTTGTCTGTACTGTGAAGTACGTGACATTGAAGGAGTTATTGACCGTGTGTACATGATCTGTCCTACTTTGTTAACCTAACAGATCTTTGGTTCGGTGGCAGCCTGTTTCGCCAGGACCCTTGGAGGCTTTTGACGGGGATTGGGTCAAGGAAATTCCATCAAAGCCGGAGCTAGGAAGTCAAATACCTTCTCCAAGATTGCGAAGGAGGTTGTTCTACGTGAAGCAATAATTTATTGCACTTGATGTTGATGTTCGGAACTAGCTTACCGGTTATCTAGCTTTACAGGTCTCATAATAAAGTTGAAGATAGATCAGCTCCTATCAAACTGGATGCTGAAGCACAGGCGCATATTGAAAAGCATAGGTATCTTACTTATATCATCTGAGTTGTCGTTGCAATATGGTTACAAAACCAAACTATTTCTTTGAGGGACACTCTTGAGGTTTAACAGGGAGTGTTAAGAGTTTTGATCGATGGAGAAAGGCAAAGCTAGTCCTATTTCGCCTTCATTTGCCTAGAGGTCTTATTCTCTCCTCTGATTTTTCAACAGAAAGCTTCAAGAAGATTTGACGGATGAAATGGTTGGATTAGCACAAAGACTTAAAGAGAGCAGTCTTATGACACGGAAAAGGTGTGTCGAATACACTATCTTGCATCAAATATTTTctgttctttttctctttctttttatttttaaatcagaTATAAATCTGCCAGGACACTTCCACATGTATCATGTATGGAGGTGCAGGGGTTAAGTTTCATAAAGTGACACATAAGTATCTTGAGAACAGTTCAAAAGTTAAGATATAATATACTACTGGTTAATTCACAAGCATTATTGTGCATTCAAAAAATTAAGCTTCTTGAATAACTGTGCCCTTCTGCTAGAGTTGTCTACCTCCTATGTCTAAAATAATCAGAAAAGTCTGAAGAGCTCCAGAGCAAGAATCAAAACAACTTTCTCTATTTTAGTTGGAGGAGATGTTTTTGATGTAGTACTGAACCCAGAATGGTGCAGCGAAAGAGAAAAGTATTTCTTTCCTAGGACAACCTAAGTTTATCATCTTGCCATTGTGTCAATAAAATAAATGATAATCGAGTTTTATCAGTGTTACCATGTGCATGTGGTGTAGACATGTGACACCGGTAACCTATATGAATGATATCTGTACTCCAGCGAGCATGTGTGGTATTGCCTCATCACTTCCGTGTTTTGGATTGATACTGCTAGTTTGGCTAGAAGTACCAATTTGATGTCCACCTACCGGAACGCTTCTTTGCggtgaagaatttttctttaaccatAGTAGGAGACTGGGTGCTTGTTTGACGAGCCTTTACTTTTCACTTTTTCTTAGTCACATAGTATTTTCAAGGTGATGCTGTCTCAACTGCTTGATTTAAAAGTCTATACTCAGTACAAGTTTGTATAAAAGGTTTAGCCTTTTGCTATAAGTATATGACTGAATCATCTGTAAAAGCAAGTCATGTGCAGAGCTTCCAGAGCTAATCCTTGAACAAATTTCCTTAGAGGATAGGGATACAAAATTGCCTTTGTCATCTTCAATATCCTCGTGCATTAGAATCGAATACTACAAGTAGTTGGATCAATTTCAGGAGTGCTATTTTCAAATTAGCTGCCTGGTAACCTGAAAGAAATTTACTACATGAAGATGTTTTTTTTGTTGGcataataaaattattagtagaACATGATGGTTCTTATGATTTGGGTGAGCGCAGGTACTTGATTCTATGGAAAGGGCAGTGGAGCACAGCTTGGCAAGCACTAGTAATGCAAATGCTCGGGCAATGGAAATTTATCCCCGGACTTGCAAGACCACATGCTTCATGTGGCTACTAATCTTAGTCATGATATGTGTTTTCGTAATGGTCGTACTTCTCATTCGATTTGACTAGTTTATAAAACTGTAATCTTTGTTCTCAACTTTTCCAGACTGAAAAGTATGTTATTCAATGCTGCTTTATCTAGTTTTTGTGTCAGCACAATTTCATGCATTAGTTGAGCACTATAGGGTTCGCTTGCCTGCCATCTTGTGTTGTTACTTATTAAATAATATTTGTGTTGTAACTATGTACAAGAATGGTATGTCATCTCTCCATGATCATTTAGAAATCTTTCCTTACACCAATCTTGCTGGTAAGAAAAGACAATTCTTGATCACGGAGATGTGACATGTTTTAGTATCTATACTGGAGGAGTGGGATCTGTTAATAGAAGTCTTGTATTTGGGTTGACGTTCTGGACGGTGGCGGTCTGGATATTATTTTGCTGCACGAGTAAAAGAAAAAGTTAGTTACTAAAAATAACAATTGGGCAAAACTGATCAAAAAAGAAAGAGGTGAGATTTTAATGGTGACTGTTTGTTTATGCTCAGAAGACGAGAAGAATGGTAAGGGCCTTGGGGTTCTCCACTGAAATCATCAAAGTTAGTTTTAGAATCGTTCATCTGGACTGCAAAACTGGAAATATCTTGGTGGCATCAAAATGCTCGCGAGAGAGGCTTAGTTGTTTCCGTTTGTAAATCAAAGGTCGGCGACATGATTTTTCTCTTTGGGTTTCTTCAAAGAGAATTCCGAAGATTATTAGCCACTCTGATATTCTTGGGAATGCTCATAAACTCTTTTTGTATTTTAGAAACTAAATAAATAGGATGCGGTTTAACATGATTAAAAACAACATCATTCCTATGATTCCATATAGAtcaagaaggctattattggggcgtcgcATTCCATTAGAGGAgcttcacctaataggacaaaaaaggGTCACccagaagtaatatcaaaaaccccttatctcaaataatttgtaATGACCGAACAaccctttagttaattttaatttaattaatttctacggttggaatcaatgtaaacctggacgtaaaaccaatttctacggttggaattaaaaggaacctggacgtaaaactacatgcaaataaaattctacagtttaatccaaacctgggcgtaaaatcaatttctacggttggaatcaatccaaacttggacgtaaaaccaatttctacggttggaatcaatccaaacctggacgtaaagtcaatttctacggttggaattaaaaggaagttggacgtaaaactacatgcaaataaaattctacggttggaattaatccaaacctggccgTGATTTCTTCATAAACTAAAATTACGTCTAGAAAAGATGCACCGAACCTAGACGTAGCACTAGCAGAAACGttactaaaaccctaattttacttcaatttcattcaatctaacctattttaagcacaaaaacgagtaaacaaagatgggtttgttcgattattaccttaCATACACCATGGGATTGTTCGATGATATGAATTCAAATGGATTCATCGTTGAAgaggatgtagagaaaaatgagaggaagaagaagagcaattgaaatgtgaagaatagaaattaggttttgtttatgtttttaagttttaattttaatttaagggTAATTTGGATAGTTGTTATTGAATCAAAAGTATCCCATAACCAGATTTTTGGTCATTaaatatccaagtgaagcccctctattggatggtgacgccccaataatagagtGAAAGCAATTTTTTTCAATgtcttttttaataataatatcaTTCATACAAGTTTGAAACCAGTCTTTAATATTCTGATTTTGCAAACCAGACACTTTTAGTAATTTTAGTAAATTTGCAGTTCAGAAATACGTGGTTTTCATTTTCCATTTGATTATTAGAACAAATCCTGCAACAACGATATATGCATGTTTGTTATACTTGAACAATCTATCTCCTAGAGGTAGCACTCTAGAAACCAATTTCCAACAGAAGAGTTTAATTCTAGGAATGTAAGAGATTTTCAAAAAAGTTTTTCAATATTAAATGTGTCATTGTTAGAGAGGAAATGATACACAGATTTAATAGTACATTCCCTTGAAACAGTTTACTTCCATCGAATTATGTCAGGCATATCAAAATTTAAAGTGATGGATTTAATTCTATTATGCATAGATGGGTGGATATTTTTCAATAATCTCATTGTTCCAATTTCCATTTTCATCGGTTAACTGATTCACAGTGTTAGGCAAGCTATCATCAATACAAATAGGAATAAGTTTAGAAGATTGATTAGGAATCCAATAATCAGACCATATGTTAACATTAGAACCGTAGTTAACCTGCCATTCATAATTAGACCCTATGATATCTATCCCTTTTTTAATATTACTCCAAATCCATGATTTATTGTAATTTCTATAGTATATTAATGGGTTAGTTTTAGGAAAGTACTTATGGCGTAAAACTTGAACCCAAAGGAGATGTTGATTGTTTAAAAGTCTCCAGGCAAGCCTGGTAATCATAGACATATTTTATTTATGAGGATTTCTAATTCCCAGGCCACCAGAGTCAAGACTAGCGCATATATTAACCCAAGATTTAGTGTAGATACCTCTTGCATCTTCTTTTTTGTCCCATCAAAGATCCTTGCATTTTCTCAATGTTATCCAAAATAGTCTTAGGAAAGGCGAAGCATTGCATTTGATAGCTAGGATAGGCACTAAGAGAAACTTTAGTGTTGTTCTCAAAAGCCATATATGGCAACAAAACCAGCCGCATTCTGAGTTGCTGTAGTTGCCATATTCCTATAATCTCAAACGAAATGTCTATATATGAGAATTTTTTTTGACAATTATCATATATAGCTACGCGCTATCATAAATCGCGCGGAACATTAGACGCCATTATAAATGCCATGGAACCATTAACGCTATTGTAGATTACGTTTCGAATCTGGAAGTTATTTATAATCGCGTCTGTCCGATACGGTGTTTAAAATAGCGTGATGCGAAACGCTTTTGTTAATTGTGTCTGGAGTGGGACGCGATTGATAacgtgtgttagagcattgctcggttgaacccaccaagcgttggtatgtcaagtttgcttgtcatattttagtaaatcaaaactcatttaaagagtcgcttgattattttctagagtcaacttcatatagtgatgcgtgtcgtaaccacaacaaattaattaatatttttccacctaattaacaagtaatatagtgtagtcaagttcgttcccacgaggagcaagagatttttagttgtaaaattgTCACCAAAGGGGGGAAATTATTGGTTTagataaaagcaaaagaaagtaaacaaagcaattaaaatataaagaaaaattaataagagagacaagaccaaggaatccttcttcgttgaaaaacgatgattcaagttatgtttttcatccacatgttattagtcacagattatcaccaaccgtaggatagcaggttcgcttagctaaccccaaaatcccttgtatcactgagtaacaggtccgcttagttatcagattctattcaaaagaaccaccttgaggttcgcttacaagatgtaattccccgaacgcattaagatttatgaatttaggttagtagttagactcggttcgcttgatccactttctagcgttgttttcacacacaattgctccacggaatccctccgcaaggtctcgtgttttctacttgtgtaaagtgtcaagaacgattacgtattccctaacttatactagatttaggttgagttaacaaatcaattcagcgtgcactctaaataatctatcaaacaaccatgaatgtataaacattccaattagtaaaagcaaacgataatcatgtgaaaaacttcaaggtagtttttaaaacaaaaactcaaaacatgttaagaattaggaattcatcctcaatcaataagaaaattatctactcatgtttttgaaattcacacaaataattaaaaggagaattttgaagttcacacaaataattaaaagaagaattttgaaaagcaagcaaaaacacaagtgttgtgtgtgtaaaaagtGTGTAAAAAATCGTTAGAAAAGTAgaaaacttctctatttataggcttcaatttcctaccAATCCTCTTAAGAATAGACTCATTTTCCCATGATAATTCCAcattccaaatccttgtctttgtaaagttcttccaccttctccttccaaattcaagtccaattcctcaaacccatgagtctagagaattcttctTGGTCGCCTGAAAAGTTGTCGGAATCACCGGAATCCGGCCTGAAAAGTTGTCGTCGGCCACCTGAGTTTTGTCGTCGTCGACCGAATATTCCATCACAGCACCGTCCAAGTTAACGGTCAAACGGGTTAAGCTGTTAGTCAAGAAAGTCAAGTAACAGGTAGTCAGCCGAGACAGCTGGTCTGACTCGGTCTAACTAGCTGATTTATTACGGCTCATCGAACTCACTGAGTTGACTCGTCGGCAAGGAAATCCGACAGAGTTTCGTTTGTTTCTTCGACATCTCCAGGCCAAATTCAGgccattcttcttcttccctgtaaCAACCTACACATACATCTAGTTCTTTTCACGTCATTCTTCACTGCAGAGCTTCACTTGTCTTCTGCTATTCAACACAATGAGCTTAGATTCTGCACCACCAATACATAACAATGATCTgccattcttcttctttgttgaaaTCGAGCCTCAGATGCCACCCATCTCCATCGATCTGattcttcttcatcagcagctcTATTTTCTCTCTGTTCATTACAGCTGCAATAATAAATCCAGGATAAACCCATTCTTACTAATTAATCCAGAATCCTCTTATCACAGTCAAACCCTACAAACTCGATCTGATTCAACCCATTAATTACCCATATCAACAGCACAGAAACTCTTTGATTAGAACCCAATCTCCACCTTTTCCAGCAATCCACCACCAACCTATCTTCTCAACTTCACGGTGAAACCTTAAGTCAGCACCTCCATCATCGTTCTAACTCAATCCCATCTTTCCTGTAAATCTCGATATCTTCACAAACCCTATCATTTCTTCTTAATTTCATCAATTCGAACCCAGTAGCAGCCTCAGTTCCTTCTCGATCTAATTTCTCCATTACCAGCACCATCTTCTTCGTCTTACACTTTCCTCTCGAATTGAATCAGCAGATGAGCTGCCGTTTTGTCCTTCTTTATTTCAGGTGGATGGAACAGAAATGAGAGAATACTCTCTCGATTTTAGGGTTAAAGAAACAGGGTTGGATATTCATCACCTGGTCACCTTGATAAGGGATACCCATTTGGCAGCCCATTAACCTGTAGTCGCTGTCTTT
This DNA window, taken from Papaver somniferum cultivar HN1 chromosome 3, ASM357369v1, whole genome shotgun sequence, encodes the following:
- the LOC113357490 gene encoding uncharacterized protein LOC113357490 isoform X3, encoding MANCCCEYVATLREQLEQLAAETTEDGLQRISKAKVSDYSEKTEALAAKLAAEPVSPVSPGPLEAFDGDWVKEIPSKPELGSQIPSPRLRRRSHNKVEDRSAPIKLDAEAQAHIEKHRKLQEDLTDEMVGLAQRLKESSLMTRKRYLILWKGQWSTAWQALVMQMLGQWKFIPGLARPHASCGY
- the LOC113357490 gene encoding uncharacterized protein LOC113357490 isoform X4, which translates into the protein MANCCCEYVATLREQLEQLAAETTEDGLQRISKAKVSDYSEKTEALAAKLAAEPPVSPGPLEAFDGDWVKEIPSKPELGSQIPSPRLRRRSHNKVEDRSAPIKLDAEAQAHIEKHRKLQEDLTDEMVGLAQRLKESSLMTRKRYLILWKGQWSTAWQALVMQMLGQWKFIPGLARPHASCGY
- the LOC113357490 gene encoding uncharacterized protein LOC113357490 isoform X1, which encodes MGIISKTEVNLRRLLATAPQQKNQAKLINYVATLREQLEQLAAETTEDGLQRISKAKVSDYSEKTEALAAKLAAEPVSPVSPGPLEAFDGDWVKEIPSKPELGSQIPSPRLRRRSHNKVEDRSAPIKLDAEAQAHIEKHRKLQEDLTDEMVGLAQRLKESSLMTRKRYLILWKGQWSTAWQALVMQMLGQWKFIPGLARPHASCGY
- the LOC113357490 gene encoding uncharacterized protein LOC113357490 isoform X2; this translates as MGIISKTEVNLRRLLATAPQQKNQAKLINYVATLREQLEQLAAETTEDGLQRISKAKVSDYSEKTEALAAKLAAEPPVSPGPLEAFDGDWVKEIPSKPELGSQIPSPRLRRRSHNKVEDRSAPIKLDAEAQAHIEKHRKLQEDLTDEMVGLAQRLKESSLMTRKRYLILWKGQWSTAWQALVMQMLGQWKFIPGLARPHASCGY